Sequence from the Candidatus Phytoplasma solani genome:
CATAGATTCTAAAATGCTTAAACTCAAAACCTACAATCTCCCTTATTGCTTTTATAAACTCTCTATAAATCAAAGATAATTTATCAATATTGTTTCTATCTTTTGAATCCGAGCCATCAGTATTTTTATCTGATAGATTAAAAGAAACAAAAGAGACACATTTAGCATCTTTAAAATTATAAATTAATTTTTCATAGGCGTTTTTTTTGCTTTTAATAATATATCTTTTATCATCCTTTTTTTTATCTTTACTTTTTGAATCATAATCTAAACCATCTTTAACTTCTATATGTTTCTTTTTGATTCTAAAAAGTTGATATTCCATATTAATTCGCCATAAATTATAACCTAGATTTTGACGCTTAATAAAAAGGCCGTTGTCAGTTTCTTTACTATAAACCAAAGCAGAATAAAACTTTCTAAAATAATCATCACTCTTAGAACTAGAATATAAACTTAAATAATCATCTTTTAACTTTTCTATTTCATCTTTAACTGTTTTTGAAATTGTAACATCATTTAGACCTAAATTAACATTTAGAATCTCTTTAACTAAATAAGCCTTTATACCATCCTTTATTTTAATGTCAGTTAAATAATAACAAGCTTTACTTTTAACAGGTATCAAAGCTTTCATATATTCAATTACAAAATCACCTAAAACATTTTTAATCAACAACTCTATACACTGTTTTTTTAACAAAAATTTAATTTCTTTATCTTGCATTAAAACAGCTTTTAATTCGTCTTGACATAAATCTAGAACATCTAATTTTTTTAATAAATCTTGCGACAAATTAAATAATGACATTTGTTTTAATAAAGAAAAAGAATAAGAATCAAAACCTAATTTTTTTAATCCTACTTGGCTTAACTTATCTAAACTTAATTTTTGTATTTCTTCTTGATGCAATAATTGTTTTATTTTTTCTTGCTTAGGCAACATAGCATAATAAAAATAATAATTTTTTCTATTATAAACTGTACTTAAAATAAGTCGTTTTTTTGCTCGTGTCATAGCTACATAAAATAATCTTTTATGTTCCATATTATCATATTTAAAATAAGTATCTTCACATCCCATTAAAAAAACATAATCATATTCTAAACCTTTAACACGATGAATCGTTGCAAATCTAATATTAAAAAGACCTGATTTTTGTACTTCTCTTAATAATTTAGTATAAATAGCTCTTTGTGGTGCTATCACTGCTATTTGTTCTTCTTTAATTCCACATTTTAACATTATTTTTATTTTATCAAAAATATAATCTAATTCTTTTTGTTCAGTACTAAACGTTTCATGTAATAATTCGCCTTGCTCCCTATTATTTAAAGACAATTTTTGTTCAATTAAATTATTTGATGAGTCAAGAATAACTTTCGGGTTTCTATAATTTTCTTTAAGACAGCCATACTTAGCATTAATTAATTTTAAAAAATCTTTACTATAATTTAGGTCAGAGCCTTGAAAGCTATTAATTTGTTGGTTAAAATCTCCTACAAAAAAACCTTTATTTTTTTTAAAGTTTAAATAAACTATTAAGTTAAGTTGATTTATTGTTAAATCTTGAAACTCATCAATAAAAATATAATCATATAAAGAGCTAAAATAATCTCTTAAAGAAAAATCTCGTTCTAAGAGCTTTGTAGCTAAATAAATTAACTCATCAAAAGTAAAAGCATTTTTTTCTTTTTGTTCTTTTCTAATACTTTCGTACAATTCATTTAATGTAAGTTTTCTTTCTTCTTTGTCTTCTTCTTTGTCTTCTTCTTTGTCTTTTTTTTTGTCATTTTCTATTACATCATCATTGCTTTCTAAAATACCTTTGTTTATTTTTTTTATTTGTTTTAATAAATCATCTACTTTTTTTTTAGTAGCTAAATAGTTTTTATCTTTAAATATTTTAAGTATAGTTTTTTTAATCAAATAATCGCTATTAGATTCTATTTCAAAGCTACCTTTTTCTTTAAGATAATAATAATAACTTATTACTTTTAAAGCTAAACCATGAATGGTCTTATATTCAGTATAACCACAAAAATTAATTTGAGCTTCTATATTTTCTATTACATGTCTTGTAAAACTAGTTATTAACATTCTTTTATCTGATAAAAGTACCTCATTACGATGTTTTGCTATTAATGTTGTAGTTTTGCCAGTACCTGCTCCTGCTTGTAAAAAGTAAACTTGACTGTCATCATTAATAGCTGCTTGTTGTTCTTTGTTTAATATCATTTTATTATTTCCTTTCTAAAACGTCTTTAAAGGGGGTTTAAAGGGGGTTAAAAGGGGGTTAAAATAGTTGTTTAATATTTTATATTAAAAGAGGGTTCAAAAAAAAGACTAGATATAAAACTAGTCTAAATTTTTAATTTGAATATTCACAAGTATAACAAACGTCAGAAATTCCGCCGTTAAAACCGTAAGTCCCAAAATCAATTTTTTTGGTTAGTTGGCCTTGAGCGTTGTATTCATATCTCCAAGAACCAAAAGGAGAAGCAGAGGCATCAGCGCCATACACATATTTTTTTTCGATTTTTTGGCCTTGGTTATTGCATTTATAAAGATCATAACAATAAACAATGTTGAAGTCAGAATTATAACTAATTTTTTTAGTTAGGTGGCCTTGGGGGTTGTATTCATAAATAGACCAAAAACAAATAGAACCGTCGGGCTTGTAACAAGTTTTTTTAGTTCTTTGGATGTTGTATTCATAAATGTAATAACGATTAATAGAGCCATCTTTGGAGTTGTAGAAAGTATTTTTGATTAGTTGACCTTGGGTGTTGTATTCATAGA
This genomic interval carries:
- a CDS encoding UvrD-helicase domain-containing protein encodes the protein MILNKEQQAAINDDSQVYFLQAGAGTGKTTTLIAKHRNEVLLSDKRMLITSFTRHVIENIEAQINFCGYTEYKTIHGLALKVISYYYYLKEKGSFEIESNSDYLIKKTILKIFKDKNYLATKKKVDDLLKQIKKINKGILESNDDVIENDKKKDKEEDKEEDKEERKLTLNELYESIRKEQKEKNAFTFDELIYLATKLLERDFSLRDYFSSLYDYIFIDEFQDLTINQLNLIVYLNFKKNKGFFVGDFNQQINSFQGSDLNYSKDFLKLINAKYGCLKENYRNPKVILDSSNNLIEQKLSLNNREQGELLHETFSTEQKELDYIFDKIKIMLKCGIKEEQIAVIAPQRAIYTKLLREVQKSGLFNIRFATIHRVKGLEYDYVFLMGCEDTYFKYDNMEHKRLFYVAMTRAKKRLILSTVYNRKNYYFYYAMLPKQEKIKQLLHQEEIQKLSLDKLSQVGLKKLGFDSYSFSLLKQMSLFNLSQDLLKKLDVLDLCQDELKAVLMQDKEIKFLLKKQCIELLIKNVLGDFVIEYMKALIPVKSKACYYLTDIKIKDGIKAYLVKEILNVNLGLNDVTISKTVKDEIEKLKDDYLSLYSSSKSDDYFRKFYSALVYSKETDNGLFIKRQNLGYNLWRINMEYQLFRIKKKHIEVKDGLDYDSKSKDKKKDDKRYIIKSKKNAYEKLIYNFKDAKCVSFVSFNLSDKNTDGSDSKDRNNIDKLSLIYREFIKAIREIVGFEFKHFRIYELTQKGNLHYHCIFDFDVMEKLGYDDYCLKNNKDYQFYYGSVPAGFTLYRVKGKKPIPIFNKIFAKIVAKHFPNLKKMSPIPQGIKVYKKITNKISHIISNFKKINKKTIMCYNKVEANISFIKLVSEYVTKYTTKNENKNNQKELKKQLDNRDEKQESLLDKLIKIFRKKKKTFICF